One genomic window of [Clostridium] scindens ATCC 35704 includes the following:
- a CDS encoding Uma2 family endonuclease: MTVEEMKRQKRMLGYTYDKIAELSGVPLGTVQKIFSGVTESPRYDTLQALEKAFKSQEGDRIEEAAAKYRARQQGNYIIEDYYALPEDRRAELIDGIIYDMSSPTSVHQLIGAEIWEQLKSYIRNSKGKCVPMLAPLDVQLDCDDRTMVQPDVLVVCDRERIHMNCVYGAPDFIVEIMSKTTRKKDSILKLNKYMNAGVREYWMVDPESRKVVVYDFAHEEYPVIYGGEDKVPVGIFEGECKVDFGEIYEYMNFLYE, from the coding sequence ATGACTGTGGAAGAGATGAAAAGGCAAAAAAGAATGCTGGGATATACATATGACAAGATTGCTGAACTTTCTGGAGTGCCTCTTGGTACTGTACAGAAGATATTCTCAGGCGTAACGGAATCACCCCGATATGATACGCTTCAGGCGCTGGAAAAGGCATTTAAAAGTCAGGAAGGAGACAGGATTGAAGAGGCGGCAGCGAAGTACCGGGCAAGGCAGCAGGGGAATTATATCATAGAGGACTATTACGCATTACCGGAGGACAGAAGGGCGGAACTGATTGATGGAATCATCTATGATATGTCATCTCCTACTTCCGTGCACCAGTTGATAGGAGCAGAGATATGGGAACAGCTGAAGTCCTATATCCGGAACAGCAAGGGAAAGTGCGTGCCAATGCTGGCTCCTCTGGATGTACAGCTTGACTGCGATGACAGGACGATGGTACAGCCAGATGTACTTGTGGTCTGCGATCGCGAAAGAATTCATATGAACTGCGTATATGGCGCGCCGGACTTTATTGTTGAGATTATGTCCAAGACGACCAGGAAGAAGGATTCAATTTTAAAACTTAATAAATATATGAATGCAGGAGTCAGAGAATATTGGATGGTGGATCCGGAGAGCAGAAAGGTAGTCGTGTACGACTTTGCGCACGAGGAATACCCGGTTATTTACGGCGGGGAGGACAAGGTGCCGGTTGGGATTTTTGAGGGGGAGTGCAAAGTTGATTTTGGGGAAATATATGAATATATGAATTTTCTTTATGAATAA
- a CDS encoding insulinase family protein translates to MGVKDLNAYQVLKEEDLKGIKAKGCLLRHKKSGARILLVENDDDNKVFSIGFRTPPQDSTGVPHIMEHSVLCGSRNFPAKDPFVEMVKGSLNTFLNAMTYPDKTVYPVASCNDKDFQNLMHVYMDAVLYPNIYKHEEIFRQEGWSYQLDSVEDKLKYNGVVYNEMKGAFSSPEGVLDRVVLNTLFPDTSYANESGGDPEVIPELTYEQFLDFHRKYYHPSNSYIYLYGDMDMEEKLDWLDKEYLSKFDFVSVDSEIKYQDPFAKIVEKEIPYSIASDESEEDNTYLSYNKVIGTSLDKELYLAFQILDYALLSAPGAPLKKALTDAGIGKDIMGSYDNGIYQPIFSIVSKNANQEQKKAFIQVIEDVLRECADKGIDQKALEAGINYHEFRYREADFGNYPKGLMYGLQMMDSWLYDDEKPFIHIEALDTFEFLKKQIGTGYYEELIQKYLLDNTHGAIVIVKPEKGRTAQRDRELEEKLQAYKNSLSAREQEVLVERTKALEAYQSAPDDEEDLAKIPILKREDISRDIEPIINEEMNISGVPVVFHEIETNGIGYVDVMFDLSGVTEEMLSYVGILQSVLGIIDTEHFEYGALFNEINMHTGGIGTSLELYSDVTNVREKAFRATFEIKAKALYAKLPVAFDMMAEILTQSKLEDEKRLKEILAMLKSRLLMKFQSSGHTTAALRAMSYSSPSAKLKDMTNGIEFYEKIAYIEEHFEEEKGRLVENLKSLARQLFRADNMMLSYTAAKEGLQDMETMISSMKASLNHEEPKDSPCMIHCQKKNEGFKTASKVQYVARTGNFIDNGASYTGALQILKVILSYEYLWQNIRVKGGAYGCMSNFNRIGEGYFVSYRDPNLRRTLEVYDGIVEYLKEFTVSERDMTKYIIGTMSNIDQPMTPAAKGDRSMNLYMNKVSAEMIQKERREILEAGQDDIRRLSKVVEAVLKADQLCVIGSEEKIEEERNLFGTVTSF, encoded by the coding sequence ATGGGTGTCAAAGACTTAAATGCTTATCAAGTATTAAAAGAAGAGGACTTAAAGGGTATCAAAGCAAAGGGATGCCTTCTCAGACATAAGAAAAGCGGGGCGAGAATCCTGCTGGTAGAAAACGATGATGATAACAAGGTGTTCAGCATAGGCTTCAGGACGCCGCCGCAGGACAGCACAGGCGTGCCGCATATTATGGAGCACTCCGTCCTGTGTGGTTCCAGGAATTTTCCGGCCAAAGATCCATTTGTAGAAATGGTGAAAGGATCTCTGAATACATTTCTCAATGCCATGACCTATCCGGATAAGACGGTGTACCCGGTGGCAAGCTGTAATGATAAAGATTTCCAGAACCTGATGCACGTTTATATGGATGCGGTGCTTTATCCTAATATTTACAAGCATGAGGAGATCTTCCGCCAGGAGGGATGGAGTTATCAACTGGATTCGGTGGAAGATAAGCTTAAATATAACGGCGTGGTCTATAATGAGATGAAGGGGGCCTTCTCATCGCCAGAAGGCGTGCTGGACCGGGTGGTTCTTAATACACTCTTCCCGGATACTTCTTACGCCAATGAATCGGGCGGGGATCCGGAAGTAATACCAGAACTGACCTATGAGCAGTTTCTTGATTTCCACAGAAAATATTACCATCCATCCAACAGTTATATTTATCTGTATGGTGATATGGATATGGAGGAAAAACTGGATTGGCTGGATAAAGAGTATTTAAGCAAATTTGACTTTGTATCGGTAGATTCAGAGATAAAGTACCAGGATCCTTTTGCTAAAATTGTGGAGAAGGAGATTCCATATTCCATAGCAAGCGATGAATCTGAGGAGGATAACACCTATCTTTCCTACAATAAGGTAATCGGCACCAGTCTGGATAAAGAATTGTATCTGGCATTCCAGATTCTGGACTATGCATTACTGTCCGCGCCAGGAGCGCCGCTTAAGAAAGCGCTGACAGATGCGGGGATCGGAAAGGATATTATGGGGTCCTATGACAATGGGATCTACCAGCCTATTTTTTCCATCGTATCTAAAAACGCGAACCAGGAGCAGAAAAAGGCTTTTATTCAGGTGATTGAAGATGTACTCAGAGAGTGTGCAGATAAAGGGATCGATCAGAAAGCGTTGGAAGCAGGAATTAATTACCATGAATTCCGTTACCGGGAGGCGGATTTTGGAAATTATCCAAAAGGGCTGATGTATGGCCTTCAGATGATGGACAGCTGGCTCTATGATGATGAGAAGCCGTTCATCCATATCGAGGCGCTGGATACGTTTGAATTCCTGAAGAAGCAGATTGGAACCGGATATTATGAAGAATTGATCCAGAAATATCTTTTAGACAACACCCATGGCGCCATCGTGATCGTAAAGCCAGAGAAGGGCCGTACAGCTCAGAGGGACAGAGAACTGGAGGAGAAGCTGCAAGCTTACAAGAACAGCCTCTCGGCGAGGGAGCAGGAAGTGCTGGTGGAGCGCACCAAAGCGCTGGAAGCATACCAGTCTGCGCCGGATGATGAAGAAGACCTGGCGAAGATTCCAATTCTTAAAAGAGAAGATATTTCCAGGGATATCGAGCCGATCATTAATGAGGAGATGAATATTTCGGGGGTTCCAGTAGTCTTCCATGAGATAGAGACCAATGGAATCGGATATGTGGATGTGATGTTTGATCTGTCGGGAGTGACAGAAGAGATGCTTTCCTATGTAGGCATCCTGCAGTCTGTGCTCGGAATCATCGATACAGAACATTTTGAATATGGAGCATTGTTTAATGAGATCAATATGCATACAGGCGGCATTGGCACATCTTTAGAACTTTATTCGGATGTGACGAACGTGAGGGAGAAGGCCTTTAGGGCCACCTTTGAAATCAAGGCAAAGGCGCTGTATGCCAAACTCCCGGTGGCATTTGACATGATGGCGGAGATTCTAACCCAGTCGAAACTGGAGGATGAGAAGCGTCTGAAAGAGATTCTGGCGATGCTTAAATCCAGGCTTTTAATGAAGTTCCAGTCGTCCGGACATACGACTGCGGCGTTAAGGGCGATGTCTTATTCGTCCCCATCGGCCAAGTTAAAAGATATGACCAATGGAATCGAATTTTATGAGAAGATTGCCTATATCGAAGAACATTTTGAAGAAGAGAAAGGCAGGCTGGTTGAGAATCTTAAGAGCCTGGCAAGACAATTGTTCCGGGCGGACAATATGATGCTTAGCTATACGGCTGCAAAAGAAGGGCTTCAGGATATGGAGACGATGATATCATCCATGAAGGCAAGCCTGAATCATGAAGAGCCAAAGGATTCTCCATGCATGATCCACTGTCAGAAAAAGAATGAAGGGTTCAAGACGGCGTCGAAAGTCCAGTATGTAGCGAGGACCGGTAATTTTATTGACAATGGCGCATCCTATACGGGCGCTCTGCAGATATTAAAGGTCATCTTAAGTTATGAGTACCTGTGGCAGAATATCCGCGTAAAAGGCGGCGCATACGGCTGCATGAGCAATTTTAACCGCATCGGGGAAGGGTATTTCGTATCCTACCGTGATCCGAATCTCAGACGTACCCTGGAAGTATATGACGGAATCGTTGAATACCTGAAAGAATTTACCGTCAGCGAGCGCGATATGACGAAATATATCATTGGCACTATGAGCAACATTGATCAGCCGATGACGCCCGCAGCCAAAGGAGACCGTTCTATGAACCTGTATATGAACAAAGTCAGCGCCGAGATGATCCAGAAGGAAAGGAGAGAGATCCTGGAGGCAGGACAGGACGATATCCGCAGGCTTTCCAAGGTGGTAGAGGCAGTGTTAAAGGCAGACCAGCTGTGCGTAATCGGCAGCGAAGAAAAAATCGAGGAAGAAAGAAACCTATTTGGAACTGTGACAAGTTTTTAA
- a CDS encoding Na+/H+ antiporter NhaC family protein, giving the protein MRGKKKAVWGILALLCILACSTMTVFAADEAAEYVPKMYASFWALVPPIVAIVLALITKEVYSSLFVGILIGGIFYSGFTFEKTITHVFQDGIVGVLSDSYNVGILVFLVVLGIMVCMMNKAGGSAAFGRWASTHIKSRVGAQLATIVLGVLIFIDDYFNCLTVGSVMRPVTDKHNVSRAKLSYLIDATAAPVCIIAPISSWAAAVTGFVEGEDGFSIFIRAIPYNYYALLTIVMMVVIVCLNINYGPMKLHEDNAVKGDLYTTPDRPYATAEEVIDETGGKVIDLVLPIIALIICCVIGMIYTGGFFSGSGFVESFSNSDASVGLMLGSFFAFIITIIFYAARKVLRFSESMSCVPEGFKAMVPAILILTFAWTLKAMTDSLGAAKYVAGVMDSAASGFVNLLPAIIFLVGCFLAFATGTSWGTFGILIPIVVAVFAGTNERMMIISISACMAGAVCGDHCSPISDTTIMASAGAQCNHVNHVTTQLPYAITVAAVSFVTYVIAGFVQNPFICLPIGIALMVATLLVIKNTIGKE; this is encoded by the coding sequence ATGAGAGGAAAGAAAAAAGCGGTATGGGGGATTCTGGCACTTCTTTGCATTCTTGCCTGCAGTACAATGACGGTATTTGCGGCTGATGAAGCGGCCGAATATGTCCCAAAGATGTATGCTTCCTTCTGGGCGCTGGTTCCGCCGATTGTTGCCATTGTGCTGGCATTAATCACGAAGGAAGTCTACAGTTCATTGTTTGTGGGTATTCTGATAGGAGGCATATTCTATTCAGGATTTACGTTTGAGAAGACGATTACGCATGTATTCCAGGACGGGATCGTAGGCGTGCTGTCTGACAGTTATAACGTAGGAATCCTGGTGTTCCTGGTGGTTCTTGGAATTATGGTCTGCATGATGAATAAGGCGGGCGGATCTGCAGCATTTGGACGCTGGGCAAGCACGCACATCAAGAGCCGTGTAGGTGCTCAGCTGGCAACCATCGTTCTTGGCGTGCTGATTTTTATTGATGATTATTTTAACTGTCTAACCGTAGGAAGCGTTATGCGGCCGGTAACGGATAAGCATAATGTGTCCCGCGCCAAACTGTCTTATCTTATCGATGCTACGGCAGCCCCTGTGTGCATCATTGCACCGATTTCATCCTGGGCGGCAGCAGTTACGGGCTTTGTGGAAGGAGAAGATGGATTCTCCATATTTATCCGTGCAATCCCTTATAACTATTATGCGCTGCTGACGATCGTCATGATGGTTGTCATTGTATGCTTGAACATCAATTATGGGCCGATGAAGCTTCATGAGGATAATGCGGTGAAGGGAGATCTGTATACCACGCCGGACAGGCCGTATGCCACGGCAGAGGAAGTTATAGATGAGACCGGAGGAAAGGTAATAGATCTGGTACTTCCGATTATTGCCCTGATCATCTGCTGCGTAATCGGAATGATCTATACAGGAGGATTTTTCTCGGGTTCAGGATTTGTAGAATCTTTCTCTAACAGTGATGCATCCGTTGGCCTTATGCTTGGAAGTTTCTTCGCATTTATCATTACGATTATCTTCTATGCGGCAAGAAAAGTACTGAGATTCAGTGAATCCATGTCTTGCGTGCCGGAAGGATTTAAGGCCATGGTACCTGCAATCCTGATCCTGACATTTGCATGGACGTTAAAGGCCATGACAGACAGCCTTGGCGCCGCAAAATACGTGGCGGGAGTAATGGATTCTGCTGCCAGCGGATTTGTGAATCTGCTTCCAGCCATCATTTTCCTGGTAGGATGCTTCCTGGCATTTGCAACAGGCACATCCTGGGGGACGTTTGGCATCCTGATTCCGATCGTTGTTGCCGTATTTGCTGGAACCAACGAAAGGATGATGATCATATCCATCTCCGCTTGCATGGCAGGCGCAGTCTGCGGAGACCACTGCTCGCCAATCTCTGACACTACGATTATGGCCTCTGCCGGAGCACAGTGCAACCATGTCAACCATGTGACGACCCAGCTGCCTTATGCAATAACGGTAGCGGCGGTTTCCTTCGTAACCTATGTGATTGCGGGATTCGTTCAGAATCCATTCATTTGTCTTCCGATAGGAATTGCCTTGATGGTGGCTACACTGCTGGTGATTAAGAATACAATAGGCAAGGAATAA
- the era gene encoding GTPase Era, with the protein MKKDFKSGFVTLIGRPNVGKSTLMNYLIGQKIAITSNKPQTTRNRIQTVLTTEEGQIVFVDTPGIHKAKNKLGEYMVNVAERTLNEVDVVLWLVEPTTFIGAGEKHIAEQLKKVSTPVILVINKIDSVKKEEILPAIATYKDIYDFAEIVPVSARNGNNTEELLKAVMKYLPYGPQFYDEDTITDQPERQIVAELIREKALHSLQEEIPHGIAVAIDSMKMKNKVMHIDATIICERDSHKGIIIGKQGNMLKKIGSTARYEIEKMLDCQVNLKLWVKVKKDWRDSEYLMKNFGYREDE; encoded by the coding sequence ATGAAGAAGGATTTTAAATCAGGATTTGTGACATTGATCGGCCGGCCAAACGTAGGCAAGTCTACACTTATGAACTATCTGATCGGCCAGAAGATCGCCATCACGTCCAATAAGCCCCAGACCACCCGAAACCGTATCCAGACGGTACTGACTACGGAGGAAGGGCAGATTGTGTTCGTGGACACGCCGGGGATCCATAAGGCCAAGAATAAACTGGGGGAATACATGGTAAATGTGGCGGAACGTACTCTGAACGAGGTGGATGTGGTATTGTGGCTGGTGGAGCCTACCACATTCATAGGCGCAGGGGAAAAGCATATTGCGGAGCAGCTTAAGAAAGTCAGCACCCCGGTCATTCTGGTCATCAATAAGATTGACAGCGTAAAGAAAGAGGAGATTCTGCCGGCTATCGCGACATACAAGGATATCTACGATTTTGCCGAGATTGTCCCGGTGTCTGCGAGGAACGGGAATAATACCGAGGAACTGCTTAAGGCGGTGATGAAATATCTCCCCTACGGTCCGCAGTTCTATGATGAAGATACTATTACCGACCAGCCGGAGCGCCAGATCGTGGCAGAACTAATTCGGGAGAAAGCGCTGCATTCCCTGCAGGAAGAGATCCCTCACGGGATTGCCGTGGCGATTGACAGTATGAAGATGAAAAATAAGGTCATGCATATCGATGCCACGATTATCTGCGAGCGCGATTCCCACAAGGGGATAATTATTGGTAAACAAGGAAATATGTTGAAAAAGATCGGCAGCACCGCCAGGTACGAGATCGAGAAAATGCTGGATTGCCAAGTAAATCTGAAACTTTGGGTAAAGGTAAAGAAGGACTGGCGGGACAGTGAATATCTGATGAAAAATTTTGGATATCGGGAAGACGAATAA
- the nifJ gene encoding pyruvate:ferredoxin (flavodoxin) oxidoreductase yields MARKMKTMDGNQAAAHASYAYTEVAAIYPITPSSVMPEHVDEWATEGRKNIFGQTVQVTEMQSEAGAAGAVHGSLAAGALTTTFTASQGLLLMIPNLYKVAGEQLPGVFHVSARALASHALSIFGDHSDVYACRQTGAAMLCESSVQEVMDLTPVAHCAALKGKLPFINFFDGFRTSHEIQKIETWDYEDLKDLVDMDAVDEFRNHALNPNHPCQRGSAQNPDIFFQAREACNPYYDALPAIVQEYMDKVNAKIGTNYKLFNYYGAPDAEKVIIAMGSVCDTIEETIDYMAAAGEKVGVVKVRLYRPFCAQALIDAIPETVKTINVLDRTKEPGAQGEPLYLDVVSALKGTKFDAVPVYSGRYGLGSKDTTPAQIVAVFNNAQKARFTIGIEDDVTNLSLEIGAPLITTPEGTINCKFWGLGADGTVGANKNSIKIIGDNTDMYAQAYFDYDSKKSGGVTMSHLRFGKKPIKSTYLIHKANFVACHNPSYVNKYNMVQELVDGGTFLLNCPWDMEGLDKHLPGQVKAFIADHNIKFYTIDGIKIGKEIGLGGRINTVLQSAFFKLASIIPEEEAIDLMKKAAKATYGRKGDKIVQMNYDAIDAGAKQVVEVQVPDSWKSCEDEGLFSPEVKGGREDVVDFVKNIQAKVNAQEGNTLPVSAFKDYVDGSTPSGSSAYEKRGIAVDIPVWKEENCIQCNRCSYVCPHAVIRPVALTEEELAKAPEGTKTIDMIGMPGMKFAITVSAYDCTGCGSCANVCPGKKGEKALVMGNMEANVASQDIFDFGREIEVKPEVVAKFKPETVKGSQFKQPLLEFSGACAGCGETPYAKLVTQLFGDRMYIANATGCSSIWGNSSPSTPYTVNVKGQGPAWSNSLFEDNAEFGYGMLLAQKAIRKRLKEEVETVAASAEASAEVKAACQEYLDTFNCGASNGDASDKLVAALEGCNCETCKDIVKNKDFLAKKSQWVFGGDGWAYDIGFGGVDHVLASGEDINVMVFDTEVYSNTGGQSSKATKTGATAQFAAGGKETKKKDLAGIAMSYGYVYVAQIAMGADFNQTVKAIAEAEAYPGPSLIIAYAPCINHGIKKGMSKAQTEEALAVECGYWNNFRFNPAAEGAKFTLDSKEPTGDYQAFLDGEVRYNALKRANPEKAEKLFAKNEAEAKERYAYLKKLVTLYGEE; encoded by the coding sequence ATGGCAAGAAAAATGAAGACCATGGATGGTAATCAGGCAGCAGCTCACGCATCATATGCATATACCGAAGTTGCAGCTATTTACCCAATCACCCCATCATCTGTTATGCCAGAACACGTGGATGAGTGGGCTACCGAAGGTAGAAAAAACATATTTGGACAAACTGTTCAGGTGACAGAGATGCAATCAGAAGCAGGTGCAGCCGGAGCGGTACATGGTTCGCTGGCAGCAGGTGCTCTTACAACGACATTTACGGCATCTCAGGGATTACTGTTGATGATTCCTAACTTATATAAAGTAGCAGGCGAACAGCTGCCGGGTGTATTCCACGTATCAGCACGTGCCCTTGCAAGCCACGCGCTGTCAATTTTCGGAGACCACTCCGACGTATATGCCTGTCGTCAGACTGGAGCAGCAATGCTTTGCGAATCAAGCGTACAGGAAGTTATGGACCTGACGCCAGTTGCACATTGCGCGGCATTAAAAGGAAAACTTCCTTTCATCAACTTCTTTGATGGATTCCGTACATCTCATGAGATCCAGAAGATTGAGACATGGGATTATGAAGATCTGAAAGACCTGGTTGATATGGATGCAGTAGATGAATTTAGAAATCATGCATTGAATCCAAATCATCCATGCCAGAGAGGTTCTGCACAGAACCCGGATATCTTCTTCCAGGCAAGAGAAGCATGTAACCCATATTACGATGCACTGCCGGCTATCGTACAGGAATACATGGACAAGGTTAACGCTAAGATCGGAACGAATTACAAACTGTTTAACTACTACGGAGCACCGGACGCAGAGAAGGTTATCATTGCTATGGGTTCTGTATGCGATACAATCGAGGAGACGATCGATTACATGGCAGCAGCTGGAGAAAAAGTAGGCGTTGTTAAAGTTCGCCTGTACAGACCATTCTGCGCACAGGCATTGATTGATGCGATCCCAGAGACGGTTAAGACAATTAATGTTCTTGACAGGACAAAAGAGCCAGGAGCACAGGGAGAGCCATTATACCTTGACGTTGTTTCTGCATTAAAGGGAACAAAGTTTGATGCTGTTCCTGTATATTCCGGACGTTATGGATTAGGATCCAAAGATACGACGCCTGCACAGATCGTTGCAGTATTTAATAACGCACAGAAGGCTAGATTCACGATCGGTATCGAAGATGACGTGACAAATCTTTCTCTTGAAATCGGCGCTCCGCTTATTACGACTCCAGAAGGAACGATCAACTGCAAGTTCTGGGGACTTGGAGCAGATGGTACTGTTGGCGCGAATAAGAACTCTATCAAGATCATTGGTGACAACACTGATATGTATGCACAAGCTTACTTTGACTATGACTCCAAGAAGTCAGGCGGTGTTACAATGTCTCACCTGCGTTTTGGTAAGAAACCGATCAAATCAACATATTTGATCCATAAGGCAAACTTTGTTGCATGCCATAATCCTTCTTATGTAAACAAGTACAATATGGTACAGGAACTGGTAGACGGAGGAACATTCCTTCTGAACTGCCCATGGGATATGGAAGGTCTTGATAAGCATCTGCCAGGACAGGTAAAGGCATTTATCGCGGATCACAACATCAAGTTCTATACGATCGATGGTATCAAGATCGGTAAAGAGATCGGACTTGGCGGACGTATCAATACGGTACTTCAGTCAGCATTCTTCAAACTGGCGTCCATCATTCCGGAAGAAGAAGCAATCGACCTTATGAAAAAAGCAGCTAAGGCTACTTACGGAAGAAAGGGAGATAAGATCGTACAGATGAACTATGACGCTATCGACGCAGGCGCTAAGCAGGTTGTTGAAGTTCAGGTTCCAGATTCTTGGAAATCATGCGAAGACGAAGGACTGTTCTCACCAGAAGTTAAGGGTGGAAGAGAAGATGTTGTCGATTTCGTTAAGAATATCCAGGCTAAGGTTAATGCTCAGGAAGGAAATACGCTTCCAGTATCAGCATTCAAGGATTATGTAGATGGATCTACTCCATCAGGCTCTTCCGCATATGAGAAGCGTGGCATCGCAGTTGATATTCCGGTATGGAAAGAAGAAAACTGTATCCAGTGTAACCGCTGTTCTTATGTATGCCCGCACGCAGTAATCCGTCCTGTAGCGCTTACAGAAGAAGAACTGGCTAAGGCTCCGGAAGGAACAAAGACAATCGATATGATTGGCATGCCAGGAATGAAATTCGCAATCACTGTATCAGCTTATGACTGTACAGGATGTGGATCTTGTGCAAATGTCTGCCCAGGCAAGAAGGGCGAGAAGGCGCTTGTTATGGGGAATATGGAAGCAAATGTTGCTTCTCAGGATATCTTTGATTTCGGCAGAGAGATTGAAGTTAAGCCAGAAGTTGTTGCTAAGTTTAAGCCAGAGACAGTAAAGGGAAGCCAGTTCAAACAGCCACTCCTTGAGTTCTCCGGAGCTTGTGCAGGATGCGGCGAGACGCCATACGCTAAACTGGTAACTCAGTTATTCGGTGATAGAATGTACATTGCCAATGCGACAGGATGCTCTTCTATCTGGGGTAACTCTTCACCGTCTACGCCATACACAGTAAACGTCAAGGGACAGGGCCCGGCTTGGTCTAACTCTTTGTTCGAAGACAATGCAGAGTTTGGCTATGGTATGCTGCTTGCTCAGAAGGCAATCAGAAAGAGACTGAAAGAAGAAGTTGAAACTGTTGCAGCATCTGCAGAGGCATCAGCAGAAGTTAAGGCAGCCTGCCAGGAATATCTGGATACATTTAACTGCGGCGCTTCTAACGGAGATGCTTCAGACAAGCTGGTAGCAGCATTGGAAGGATGCAATTGCGAGACATGCAAAGACATCGTTAAGAATAAAGACTTCCTTGCTAAGAAATCCCAGTGGGTATTCGGCGGAGACGGATGGGCTTACGACATTGGATTCGGCGGTGTTGACCATGTATTAGCCAGCGGCGAAGACATCAACGTAATGGTATTCGATACAGAAGTTTACTCCAATACCGGCGGACAGTCTTCCAAGGCTACAAAGACAGGTGCAACAGCACAGTTTGCAGCTGGAGGAAAAGAGACGAAGAAGAAAGACCTTGCAGGCATCGCAATGAGTTATGGCTATGTATACGTAGCACAGATCGCTATGGGTGCAGACTTTAACCAGACTGTTAAAGCAATTGCCGAGGCAGAGGCTTATCCAGGACCATCACTGATCATTGCTTACGCTCCATGTATCAACCATGGTATCAAGAAGGGCATGAGCAAGGCTCAGACAGAGGAAGCATTAGCTGTTGAGTGCGGATACTGGAATAATTTCAGATTCAATCCGGCAGCTGAAGGCGCTAAGTTCACGCTTGACAGCAAGGAGCCAACAGGAGATTATCAGGCATTCCTTGACGGCGAAGTCCGTTACAACGCCCTGAAGAGAGCAAATCCTGAGAAGGCAGAGAAACTCTTCGCTAAGAATGAAGCTGAGGCGAAAGAGAGATATGCATACCTGAAGAAACTGGTCACTCTTTACGGAGAAGAATAA